The DNA region TACAGTAGAAGAAGAGCAATCTCTAATTACTGTAGAAGGCGACAAAGCTTCTATGGAAGTACCTGCACCATTCGCAGGTACAGTTAAAGAGATCAAGATTGCTGAAGGCGATTCAGTAACGACTGGCTCTCTAATCATGATTTTCTCTACAACGGAAGGCGAAGTTGCTGGCGCGGCTCCTGCACCTGTTGCAGCTCCTGCTCAAGCGGCGGCACCTGTAGCTCCTGCGGCAGCATCTGCTCCAGCAGTAAAAGCTGAAGCTCCTGCAGCAAATGATTTCCAAGAGAACGGTGACTACGCACACGCATCTCCAGTTGTTCGTCGTCTAGCTCGTGAATTTGGCGTTAACCTATCTAAGGTTAAAGGTACTGGTCGTAAGAGCCGTATCCTGAAAGAAGACGTTCAAGCTTACGTTAAAGATGCGCTTAAGCGTCTTGAGTCTGGCGCAGGTGCAGCAGCATCTGGTAAAGGCGACGGTGCTGCACTTGGTCTACTTCCTTGGCCAAAAGTTGACTTCAGCAAGTTCGGCGAAACTGAAGTTCAGAAGCTTTCTAAGATCAAGAAGATCTCTGGTGCAAACCTACACCGTAACTGGGTAATGATCCCTCACGTTACACAGTGGGATAACGCAGACATCACTGAGCTAGAAGCATTCCGTAAAGAACAGAACGCAATCGAAGCGAAGAAAGACACTGGTATGAAGATCACTCCTCTTGTGTTCATCATGAAAGCGGTAGCGAAAGCACTAGAAGCATTCCCAGCGTTTAACTCTTCACTTTCTGAAGATGGCGAAAGCATCATTCTTAAGAAGTACGTGAACGTAGGTATCGCAGTCGATACGCCAAACGGCCTTGTTGTTCCTGTATTTAAAGACGTGAACAAGAAAGGCATCTACGAGCTATCTGAAGAATTGATGGTAGTATCGAAGAAAGCACGTGCTGGTAAGCTAACTGCAGCTGATATGCAAGGCGGTTGTTTCACAATCTCTAGCCTTGGCGGTATCGGCGGTACAGCGTTTACACCAATCGTAAACGCGCCAGAAGTTGGTATCCTAGGTGTATCTAAATCTGAAATGAAGCCAGTGTGGAACGGTAAAGAGTTCGAACCACGTCTACAGCTTCCACTGTCTCTATCATACGACCACCGTGTGATCGATGGTGCAGAAGGTGCACGCTTCATTACTTTCTTAAACGGTGCACTATCAGACATTCGTCGTCTAGTACTGTAATTGAGAAAGTAATAGTTAAGGTGACTTTCGGGTCACCTTAATTCTTTATATAAAAGACTATTTTTAGACGACAATTTCTTCCATCGTTCAGAAACTGAAAGATGAATTGTTGTCTAGCTCACAGGCTAACTTAAAGCTGCTTTCACACTGTTAACATCTCTGTAAAATATTGACCGTTTGAAAGCCTAATAATTTAAGAACATCTACTCAGCCTGTTAGGGATAATGACTACAAGAGGTCACAATGAGCAAAGAAATTAAAGCCCAAGTTGTTGTACTTGGTTCTGGTCCTGCTGGTTACTCAGCTGCATTCCGTTGTGCGGATTTAGGTCTAGAAACAGTACTAGTTGAACGTTACAGCACTCTTGGCGGTGTATGTCTAAACGTTGGTTGTATTCCATCTAAAGCACTTCTTCACGTTTCAAAAGTTATCGAAGAAGCGAAAGCGATGGCTGAGCACGGTGTTGTGTTTGGCGAACCACAAACAGACATCAGCAAAATCCGTATCTGGAAAGAGAAAGTTGTAAACCAACTGACAGGTGGTCTTAGCGGTATGGCTAAGATGCGTAACGTAACGGTTGTTAACGGTTTCGGTAAGTTCACTGGTCCTAACAGCATCCTAGTTGAAGGCGAAGGTGAAGCAACAACAGTTAACTTCGACAACGCAATCATCGCTGCGGGTTCCCGTCCAATCAAACTACCATTCATCCCTCATGAAGACCCACGTATTTGGGATTCAACGGATGCGCTAGAGCTGAAAGAAGTACCAGAAAAACTGCTTATCATGGGCGGTGGTATCATCGGTCTAGAAATGGGTACGGTTTACCACTCTCTAGGTTCTAAAGTAGACGTAGTAGAGATGTTTGACCAAGTTATCCCAGCGGCGGATAAAGACATCGTTAAAGTCTTCACTAAGCGTATTAAAGACAAGTTCAAGCTAATGCTTGAGACGAAAGTAACTGCAGTTGAAGCGAAAGAAGACGGTATCTACGTTTCAATGGAAGGCAAAAAAGCACCAGCAGAAGCTGAGCGCTACGATGCCGTTCTTGTTGCTATCGGTCGTGTACCAAACGGTGCTCTTATCGATGCTGAAAAAGCGGGTATTGAAGTGGACGAGCGTGGCTTTATCAACGTTGATAAGCAAATGCGTACTAACGTTCCTCATATCCACGCGATCGGTGATGTTGTTGGTCAACCAATGCTTGCTCACAAAGGTGTGCATGAAGGCCACGTAGCCGCAGAAGTTATCTCTGGTAAGAAGCACTACTTCGATCCTAAAGTTATTCCTTCAATCGCTTACACTGAGCCAGAAGTTGCATGGGTTGGTAAGACAGAGAAAGAAGCGAAAGCAGAAGGCATCAACTACGAAGTGGCAACATTCCCATGGGCAGCATCAGGTCGTGCAATCGCGTCTGACTGTGCAGACGGTATGACTAAGCTAATCTTCGATAAAGAAACTCACCGCGTAATCGGTGGTGCTATCGTTGGTACTAACGGTGGTGAACTACTTGGTGAAATCGGCCTAGCGATCGAGATGGGTTGTGATGCGGAAGATATCGCACTTACTATCCACGCTCACCCAACTCTACACGAGTCTGTGGGTCTAGCTGCTGAAGTATTTGAAGGTTCAATCACTGACCTGCCAAACAAAAAAGCAGTTAAAAAGAAAAAGTAATTTTTCTTGAACGTTGAATGATAAAAACCGCTGATTCGTCAGCGGTTTTTTTGTGCGCGGAGCTTGAGAGGCGAGAACAGGCTGTTCTATGTAACGCTGCGCTTCGAGAGTCGCGAACGCTTCGCTCTAAAAATTGAGAGGTGTTCGTTAGAAGGTTAGTCGAAGACAATTGGCTCTAAACCGAGTTGGCAGAGTTTGTTCCCAGAAAGATAAAATATTTCCCGTTTCCCGAAAACAAAAAAGGCCAATACCTAAGTATCAGCCTTTGCTTTTTTAAGCCTAATTATTTTTTAGTGATGTTCACGGTTGTAGATGCATAGCATATCTAAATATGCGCTTACTAGGTTCGTTAGCTCTGCTTCGCTCTTAGAGCGGTTTGCTTGAACGAAAATAGAGTAACAAATACCGTGGAACAGATTCGCCAAGTGTTCCGGTTCATGTTGGTCACAAACTTCCCCACGTTCAATTGCTTTAATGAACATGTTTTGCACCAACAGTTGGTTAGTGCGGTTAGTTGTCACGAACAATGGCCATACTTCATCACGTGTTGATGCGCTCCATTCGAACCATACTTTTAGCCAGTGACAATCTTGGCTAACAAGTTCGATCATTGCGTTTGTGATGTTGGCGATGTTTTCACGTGCGTGAAGGTCTAAGTCGATGTTATCCGATAGGAAGTTTGAGAACTGACGTACAACGTGGTTCAGTACTTCATCAACCAAATCTTCACGAGTTGGGAAGTAATTAAATACTGTTGCAACAGAAACTTGTGCAATCTCAGCAATGTCTGCGTGACCACCACGGCCAATGCCGCGACGAGCAAACACTTCAAGAGCGATTTCCATTAGTTGCTGCTTACGTTTTAAAGGGGAAAGCCTAGTGCGAGGTCTCTTAGCTATTGAGTCCATATTCTTTTCCTTGCCATTGAGTTGATATTATTTGGGGGTAACCCCCTAATTGATTATTTTAATAGTTGCTTAAAGCATTGATGAGTGTAATGGTGCATATGTGCAAGGTCAACATCTGATGCCCAATTTATAGACAGTAATGTCATTATTGATGATTCATTCAACTAGATAAATCCGAAAACTAAGACTTTCATCCAAGAATTCAATGGAATGGGATGCGACTTTCCACCTACTGAGTGGGGTGTTACACTACACGCCGCAAGATAAGGTGATCGTTTGCGTACGACCAACCTCAACCCACAAAGAAAATTGAGCACAGTATGAAACATACAATAGAAGTGATGATTTCTGAGCAAGAAGTTCAGGATCGAATTCGTGAATTAGGTAAGCAAATTACAGAACATTACCAAGGCAGTGAAGATCTGGTATTGGTTGGTTTGCTACGTGGTTCATTTGTATTTATGGCTGACTTAGCACGTGCTATCGAACTGACTCACCAAGTCGATTTTATGACCGCTTCTAGCTACGGTAACACGATGGAAAGCTCACGTGATGTACGTATCTTGAAAGACCTTGATGACGACATTAAAGGCAAAGATGTACTGATCGTAGAAGACATCATTGATACAGGTAACACGTTAAACAAAATCAGTGAAATCCTGTCTCTACGTGAACCAAAATCTATCGCTATCTGTACGCTGCTTGATAAGCCATCTCGCCGTGAAGTAGAAGTTCCGGTTGATTGGGCTGGTTTCTCGATTCCAGATGAGTTTGTTGTTGGTGTTGGTATTGATTACGCTCAGAAATATCGTCACCTACCATTTATTGGTAAAGTGGTTCCGCAGGAATAATTTCTGTCGCCAGTTTTAGAATTAAAAAAACGCCCATCTGAAATGGGCGTTTTTTATTTATCTTGTTGACGATTTATTTGTGACGATTAATCACGACATAACAATTTGTTGTCATCGTTAAGAATGGTCGAGAGCGCTTTTTGGTAAGACGCTTCCACGGTCTCTTTTGAATTTGAACGAATACCTAAGTACTCAAGACGACCATCTTCAATGCCGTACACCACTCCATGAATTTCAACATCCTGACCGCGTTCCCATGCGTTTTGCATGATGGTTGAGTTACCCAAGTTATATACTTGCTCGGCTACGTTGATTTCACCTAGTTTATCGGCGCGATCGTCAAGAGGCATTTGGTCAAGGTAAGTGCGGTGCTTAAAGTAAAGGTCACGGATGTGGAGTAACCAGTTGTTGATAAGGCCTAGTTGAGGGTTATCAATTGCGGCATTCACGCCACCACAACCATAATGACCACAAACGATGATGTGCTTTACTTTGAGTACGTCGACGGCGTATTGCACGACAGAGAGGCAGTTTAGGTCGGTGTGGATGACCTGGTTAGCAACGTTTCGGTGAACAAATAACTCGCCTGAGAAAAGTCCCGTTAGTCGCTCTGCTGGAACGCGACTGTCTGAACAACCAATCCAAAGAAAGTCTGGTTTCTGACCTTCCGCTAGTTTTGCGAAATATTCTGGACGATCAGATTTTATTTCTTCTGACCATTTCGAGTTATTTTCGAATAATTGTTTAATTTCCGGCATCTGACATCTACTTCCCTAAAATTAAAAAAACCAACCACTCCCTAGTGCTTACTAAGCGATCAGCGCTGTAACTATACACAATGTTACAATTTCGATCCCGTTAAATATTCATTCAAGATGACTCATCTGACTAGTTCTCGTCGTTAAAATCATAAAATATGCAGCCATCATTCAGTAAGCAAATAAGCCCAATTTGGTCGTGGCTTTTTTTCGTTTATTTCTTTAGCGAAATATTTGTTAGATTGATGGCATTTTGTCTTTTTAATGCAGGGAGCAAATTCGTGTTCGGTAGTCGCTTTAAGGATATCAACCTCAAAGGGGATCTGTTTGGTGGTGTCACAACGGCCATCATTTCACTTCCTCTCGCATTAGCATTTGGTGTGGCTTCAGGAGCTGGCGCAGAAGCTGGTTTATGGGGCGCGATCATGGTGGGGTTATTTGCTTCACTGTTTGGTGGTTCCAATACACTTATTTCTGAGCCAACCGGTCCCATGACGGTGATCATGACAGCGGTATTAACCAGTATGATGGCCAAATACCCAGAAACGGGCATGGCCATGACCTTTACCGTGGTGATGATGGCGGGCGCGTTCCAAATTGTGCTCGGTACATTAAAGCTTGGTAAATACGTAACGTTAATGCCATACAGTGTTATCTCCGGCTTTATGTCGGGTATTGGTGTCATTCTCATTATCTTGCAGTTGTCGCCTTTACTTGGCCATGCTGCGCCATCTGGCGGTGTGATAGGGACACTATCGGCTCTGCCAGATACGATTTCTAATCTTAAGTTCAGCGAACTGTTTTTAGGTTTGTTGACGTTGGGTATCTTGTTCTTCTTCCCTAAGCAATATCGCAGATACGTTCCAGCACAGCTGGTGGCTCTTGTGGCGGTAACGTTACTCTCTGTCCTTGTCTTTGATGCCGATGATATTCGCCGAATTGGTGAAATCCCAGCAGGTTTACCTTCTTTGGTGGTGCCACATATCGATCCTGCGATGTTTACCGAAATGGTCATCGATGCATTGGTATTGGGTACGTTAGGTTGTATTGATACCTTATTGACTGCGGTTATTGGTGACTCACTCACGCGTAAAGAGCATGATTCAGACAAGGAACTG from Vibrio hyugaensis includes:
- a CDS encoding SulP family inorganic anion transporter, translated to MFGSRFKDINLKGDLFGGVTTAIISLPLALAFGVASGAGAEAGLWGAIMVGLFASLFGGSNTLISEPTGPMTVIMTAVLTSMMAKYPETGMAMTFTVVMMAGAFQIVLGTLKLGKYVTLMPYSVISGFMSGIGVILIILQLSPLLGHAAPSGGVIGTLSALPDTISNLKFSELFLGLLTLGILFFFPKQYRRYVPAQLVALVAVTLLSVLVFDADDIRRIGEIPAGLPSLVVPHIDPAMFTEMVIDALVLGTLGCIDTLLTAVIGDSLTRKEHDSDKELRGQGLANMISGLFGALPGAGATMGTVTNIQVGARSPLSGVIRALILALVVLVASGLTEPIPMAVLAGIAVYVGFNILDWSFIQRAHKVSFPGMAVMYGVMLLTVFVDLIVAVGLGVFISNIIIIERLSREQARQVKAISDADEDDVPLTDSERGLLDRANGKVLFFYLSGPMIFSVSKAISRQHSSISDYEVMILDLTDVPMIDVTVGLALENAIKDALDASCEVYLLCPNQRTREQLEKFHVIDLVPDANTYKFRYEALNAAIKHVETDEHQMLTL
- the opaR gene encoding transcriptional regulator OpaR — protein: MDSIAKRPRTRLSPLKRKQQLMEIALEVFARRGIGRGGHADIAEIAQVSVATVFNYFPTREDLVDEVLNHVVRQFSNFLSDNIDLDLHARENIANITNAMIELVSQDCHWLKVWFEWSASTRDEVWPLFVTTNRTNQLLVQNMFIKAIERGEVCDQHEPEHLANLFHGICYSIFVQANRSKSEAELTNLVSAYLDMLCIYNREHH
- the hpt gene encoding hypoxanthine phosphoribosyltransferase — encoded protein: MKHTIEVMISEQEVQDRIRELGKQITEHYQGSEDLVLVGLLRGSFVFMADLARAIELTHQVDFMTASSYGNTMESSRDVRILKDLDDDIKGKDVLIVEDIIDTGNTLNKISEILSLREPKSIAICTLLDKPSRREVEVPVDWAGFSIPDEFVVGVGIDYAQKYRHLPFIGKVVPQE
- the lpdA gene encoding dihydrolipoyl dehydrogenase; translated protein: MSKEIKAQVVVLGSGPAGYSAAFRCADLGLETVLVERYSTLGGVCLNVGCIPSKALLHVSKVIEEAKAMAEHGVVFGEPQTDISKIRIWKEKVVNQLTGGLSGMAKMRNVTVVNGFGKFTGPNSILVEGEGEATTVNFDNAIIAAGSRPIKLPFIPHEDPRIWDSTDALELKEVPEKLLIMGGGIIGLEMGTVYHSLGSKVDVVEMFDQVIPAADKDIVKVFTKRIKDKFKLMLETKVTAVEAKEDGIYVSMEGKKAPAEAERYDAVLVAIGRVPNGALIDAEKAGIEVDERGFINVDKQMRTNVPHIHAIGDVVGQPMLAHKGVHEGHVAAEVISGKKHYFDPKVIPSIAYTEPEVAWVGKTEKEAKAEGINYEVATFPWAASGRAIASDCADGMTKLIFDKETHRVIGGAIVGTNGGELLGEIGLAIEMGCDAEDIALTIHAHPTLHESVGLAAEVFEGSITDLPNKKAVKKKK
- the can gene encoding carbonate dehydratase yields the protein MPEIKQLFENNSKWSEEIKSDRPEYFAKLAEGQKPDFLWIGCSDSRVPAERLTGLFSGELFVHRNVANQVIHTDLNCLSVVQYAVDVLKVKHIIVCGHYGCGGVNAAIDNPQLGLINNWLLHIRDLYFKHRTYLDQMPLDDRADKLGEINVAEQVYNLGNSTIMQNAWERGQDVEIHGVVYGIEDGRLEYLGIRSNSKETVEASYQKALSTILNDDNKLLCRD
- the aceF gene encoding pyruvate dehydrogenase complex dihydrolipoyllysine-residue acetyltransferase produces the protein MAIEINVPDIGADEVEVTEILVSVGDKVEEEQSLITVEGDKASMEVPASQAGIVKEIKVAEGDSVTTGSLIMIFEAEGAADAAPAPAAEAAPAAAPAPAAAAAELKEVHVPDIGGDEVEVTEIMVKVGDAVEEEQSLLTVEGDKASMEVPAPFAGTVKEIKIAEGDSVTTGSLVMVFEVAGSGAAAPAPAAVEAPAAPAAAPAVAADKEVNVPDIGGDEVEVTEIMVKVGDTVEEEQSLITVEGDKASMEVPAPFAGTVKEIKIAEGDSVTTGSLIMIFSTTEGEVAGAAPAPVAAPAQAAAPVAPAAASAPAVKAEAPAANDFQENGDYAHASPVVRRLAREFGVNLSKVKGTGRKSRILKEDVQAYVKDALKRLESGAGAAASGKGDGAALGLLPWPKVDFSKFGETEVQKLSKIKKISGANLHRNWVMIPHVTQWDNADITELEAFRKEQNAIEAKKDTGMKITPLVFIMKAVAKALEAFPAFNSSLSEDGESIILKKYVNVGIAVDTPNGLVVPVFKDVNKKGIYELSEELMVVSKKARAGKLTAADMQGGCFTISSLGGIGGTAFTPIVNAPEVGILGVSKSEMKPVWNGKEFEPRLQLPLSLSYDHRVIDGAEGARFITFLNGALSDIRRLVL